The Spea bombifrons isolate aSpeBom1 chromosome 4, aSpeBom1.2.pri, whole genome shotgun sequence genome segment TATAAAGTTTAAAATATTGTCGAGGGAATATGGACTCATAGTAAAAGCAAAGAAATAACCAAGCAAGCGGATACAGAAAATGTCACCATAAACTGACTTCTCTACATGCCTCAATGACACTGAGGCAAGACACTTTGCCTATTACTGGTACAAAGCGAGGAATAAAATATTACTCCATATTTAGCATACTTGTTATATAGAAAGAAGTGGAATGTTTTTAGTGATACACATAGgagcatttttcatttaattgtcACATTTATTGTACATTACATGCTGTGAGCAGGCCTCTTGCTTTTATAGTAGACTCACTTAAGCTCACTCCtataatgatgataaaaatggtCATTTTCATACGCTGGCCTGTAGTGTTAAATACAATCTATGATATTGGTGATGCTCCAGTGAAGGTGTGAAAAGTGTTAAGCTGTTATACCTGTGTAACCGTTTCTGTTGGCACTTGACCTCTTCTCCATTCAACAATACACTTTGTTCACAGGGCATGTGTCTGCATGTGGGAGAATCACCTCCTTTAAAACTCATAAATAGTGACTTTGTAGTGTCCCAGGCTTATCTCTTAttaataatgtgaaaaatgGGTGTCATTGCTTGTCTGTTACATAATATAGCTGCAGACATGCAAGTCGTGAATTCATAGTCTCCAGTCTACTACATGGTGACAGTCGCTTATACTGTACTTATATGTATCTGctcatttataaagcaccaacatGTTCCATGGCAAGCAAATGGAAGTAAAAGGGCACAATGCGCAAGGGGTCCCCGGGATGTGTGCATGCGGAAAGGCCATTGTATTGTGTAAAGCAAGACAGTACAGTCCCAAATGTTGCATTCATAGCGTGTCTTAAGCTTTCCATTTCAAGGAGAAAACGTTCCAATCAGGTTGCATACTTATTGGTACTCTTTGGTGTCACATACCTGGTGTTGTTTGTATGGTCAAAGATATGTTCATTATGTACATGGTGAATGGAgggtttttgttatcttctaTTAAGTGGGACTAAGACCTGTATGATTGTGCTATGGCTCACCTCATAGACTCCAAATTTATGAATAGACCCTATTTATGTTGACTTTATTTAGTTTATAGTTTAACCTGCATATGTCATATTACCCAGCATacaaatattttggtttatttatggtATATCAGTCTTCCCAGCATTACCAAAGTAAAAATTAGTCACAGACTAGATACAATAACTATTAATGGAGTCATTAACACATTGATCCTGATAATAGTTCAGTcctgacaaataaaaaaatagccatCAGGCAATTGCATGTAGGaaaaaatggcataaaaaaagtatagagACATCTTAAATGATTAAAGAGCCAGGGTTACAGGGAACAAAGGGGAGAATGGGTTCAAAAGCAGAGAGAGGTCTGATGAACAATGTTGGTgacgtgtttaatgttataggTTCAGTGTAACGTTTAGTGAACCATATGAAATAGGTCAGATCGTCTGAGAAGTGTGATTTAATGAATGTGACATTTGTTTAGTTCAGTTCTATGTTAGATAAAGCGACCAGAGGATGACATGGGTTTAAGGATTAATGAGTTTCATATAACAGCAAAGTTAGCTAGtagttaaatgttttatgtattaaaaatcatTGTTGCCCAACTGGAGCCATTGCAGTATGTGCATAGTGTGTATTACACATGTTTTAATGTATGGTATCATTAATTTAAAAGTGTCTAGCCACCTGCCTAACCTTGGGCTGTGTATGACCTTCCATAGTATGTGCAAAATACTGTGACACTGCATCTTCAGAGCCATAGGTGCAAAGCACACATTTTAGCATCTCCAAGTCACTAAAAGGGCTTATGGACAACTTTGAATGCGCGCAGCAAAAAAGAGTCATCTCACAATAAAAGCACTCTTGCATTGCATGACCACAATGTTGAATTATGTATACCATCCATATAAATTAGAATGCTACGTATATTCATATGTTATgcacaaatgtatattttgtttgtattttaattgtatttttaaagactGAACTGTGTATTCAACATATAAGGATATGTGTTTAAGGAAAGCTACATGGCTATCTAGTCTGCTTTAGTTGTTGGTCTGTTAAAACACATCGCAGGTTGTACAGTACCAAGCTCCTATCACACAGCTTCTTTGTGTGACTCGTATTTCTTTCCAGAGAAAGCAGTCACGCCTGCCCCTTACATACGATAGGCTGGATGTCTGGCATTAGCCTTCTATAAATATACGTGACAGCGCTCACTAAGCTCAGAGCTCAGAGCTGGACCAACACATTCTACCTGTCTGCCTGccacagctgctgctgctgcttttatATACTATCCTGTGCGGGTGATGTGAGCAGGATCTGGCTGCAGAAAACATACAGGTAAATCCTTATCACTAATCTTACCAGATCTAATCTTAAACAGTTTAACTTCTTACTTTTCTAATTCAGTTCCTTAAGGCAACTAAAAGTGCTAAAAGTACTCCAGGTGCCGTGGATTGTAATCCCCATCATGCTCAGGCAATGCTCAAAATGTTCACCTTTTTTTAGCACTGATGTCCCTCAGATGAACATATTTGTTGTATAGTTAAGAAATTAAATTTTTGTTATGAAGTATTAGCTGTTTGTATTACTATAATGTAGAATGCATTAAATTTCTCCAGAAAGACTCTGAAGTTCATAAATGGATATgaacagtatatattttaatcatgaccttttatttgggaaacaaaatgcaaagtagtATGAGCTGCTATTGCTACGGAATACAGAGAATACCATAGTAAAACAAGCTTAACACAGATAACAGTGGTACATTACAAATTGCTTCTTCATATAAATACCAAATACATTGTCAGATaggacattttatacatttttgggcaaaacacttatcctttttttccttttgcagaaTAATCTTTGGTTGGAAATCGTGCGTTGCACTAAATGTGGTTTTTAGAAAAGCTTAAAGTGCCAGATACAGTCGCATCAACGTCCGATTCAACAATGAGGACCATCCTTGCTGATAGGAATCAACGTCCTCTGACGTGCCCAAATGTTCTAACCCCTGACAGAATCCCTGAATTCTGTATCCCTCCTAGGTTTCCAACCCAACGAGGAATGAGAATGAAACCTCTTCATATGTCTGTCCCTGACTTATGTGGAGCATCCCTTGATATGGAAGTACTTAATCTTCCAGACACACATATCATCCAAGTGGACAGTGCAGAAGAGCTTCCTGAGGAAGAGAGTACCAACGCTGATCCACAGGCACAGGCAGCTCTCTCTCTTCCCCATCTTCCCAAAGCACAGACTTCCTATGGGTTCTGCACATTGCTGGAAAGCCCCAACACTAGAAGGAAAGAGTCACTTTTCCATAATGATCCGGACACTCTACCCATCCTTTTGCCCAGATCTCGTTCCAGCACCACCTCCTGCCATAGGGCAACTTCTTATAGCACCTTTTCTACGCTCCGACTGCGGCCACTAAGCCGATCTGGCACCTTGGACAGCGACACATCATCTTCCACAGACTCTTCACCTTTTAGTTCTCCTCTTCTCCACAGGTCTCTTCCACGCGGCAGCTCCTTATTCAAAGCTATAAGCCAAGACAAACTGTTCTCCATGGCTTTCAAGGGAAAgcgaaaggaaaaaaatggtctttccagaaataattcACTCTCTGCAGATGAGGGGAGCTCCACAGA includes the following:
- the LOC128492082 gene encoding C2 calcium-dependent domain-containing protein 4C-like; translation: MWFLEKLKVPDTVASTSDSTMRTILADRNQRPLTCPNVLTPDRIPEFCIPPRFPTQRGMRMKPLHMSVPDLCGASLDMEVLNLPDTHIIQVDSAEELPEEESTNADPQAQAALSLPHLPKAQTSYGFCTLLESPNTRRKESLFHNDPDTLPILLPRSRSSTTSCHRATSYSTFSTLRLRPLSRSGTLDSDTSSSTDSSPFSSPLLHRSLPRGSSLFKAISQDKLFSMAFKGKRKEKNGLSRNNSLSADEGSSTDSSPNINRRVSDGIMDSMFPMDLLYSRDRFLSDNSVLLDNGGSLRLSAEYCPAAQRLRVRLISAEGLYSLSTDPKTINCFVSLSMTPGKHQKQRSTVIRRSRNPIFNEDFFFENLSEAQLRCYCLKFKAVNKMSGMKRDCVLGQSELPLLSILSL